Proteins encoded by one window of Nitrincola iocasae:
- a CDS encoding DMT family transporter: protein MFNRLPLRLKGYLITGAGVVMLSPDALIVKDTQVDIPVFVFWRALLMICVLTLLAFWRYKTQLPAAITRCGSALWICPLAIATSSWVFVGANRLTAAGNVLVIQNMAPLIAGLLGLFFFHQKLRLQTWIVILLCIAGAIMMLSGEMEAGNPMGLLIAAILPISMAINTTVASAQKGIDTTVLLPFAGIAMLIPAILMGGVAMPPWDDMKRILLLGLIFLPAAYYLIQSGPRYITGAEVSLMLILETLLGTLLVWWWVGELPTTMAFLGGGLILLVLTSSALLDLYRMNLKSRRGVPDPRDLEKTS, encoded by the coding sequence ATGTTCAACCGCTTACCACTGCGGCTTAAAGGTTATCTGATCACCGGAGCCGGGGTTGTCATGCTCTCTCCGGATGCCTTGATTGTTAAAGACACTCAGGTAGACATACCCGTGTTCGTGTTCTGGCGTGCGTTGCTAATGATCTGTGTACTGACCCTGCTGGCCTTCTGGCGCTATAAAACCCAGCTACCCGCCGCAATTACACGCTGTGGCAGTGCGCTGTGGATCTGCCCCCTTGCCATAGCCACCAGTTCCTGGGTGTTTGTCGGCGCCAACCGGCTCACTGCCGCCGGGAACGTGCTGGTCATCCAGAACATGGCGCCACTGATTGCCGGACTGCTGGGATTATTCTTCTTCCACCAGAAACTGCGGCTGCAAACCTGGATCGTTATCCTCTTGTGCATTGCCGGTGCCATCATGATGCTATCGGGCGAAATGGAAGCCGGTAACCCCATGGGCCTGTTGATCGCCGCCATCCTGCCCATCTCCATGGCGATCAACACCACCGTTGCCAGCGCACAAAAAGGTATAGATACCACCGTACTCCTGCCTTTTGCCGGTATTGCCATGTTAATTCCCGCCATCCTCATGGGCGGCGTGGCCATGCCCCCCTGGGACGACATGAAACGCATTCTGCTGCTCGGGCTGATCTTTCTACCCGCCGCCTACTACCTGATTCAAAGCGGTCCGCGCTACATTACCGGGGCCGAAGTCAGCCTGATGCTGATTCTGGAAACCCTGCTCGGCACTCTGTTGGTGTGGTGGTGGGTCGGTGAACTGCCAACGACCATGGCCTTCCTCGGTGGTGGCCTGATTCTGCTGGTACTCACCTCCAGCGCCCTGCTGGATCTCTACCGCATGAATCTGAAATCCCGCCGAGGTGTTCCAGATCCAAGAGATCTGGAAAAAACCTCATAA
- a CDS encoding FadR/GntR family transcriptional regulator: MPLLPASPNQDKLSLTEEMLMSKALTAAEFPKRMKRADQIVEAVKRWVVTQDIQPGDRLPNEKALTELFECSKGTVREALKSLEVQGLITVRTGPNGGAILAEVPYGHASQMLRNFLHFQHTSGPDIYGLRKLIEPEIAVLATDKLSDTDLEELQRLTDLCATAPTDIQQRLDQRMSELDFHILLADRCGNPILGFMGRFLNDLLKDLVIYKKVQLPEQIEFSKSNLQYHHALVKAFHQRDTQQVRQLMLEHMQAAEAFNIELEARLSTQFL; encoded by the coding sequence GTGCCACTGCTGCCAGCCTCACCAAATCAGGATAAGCTATCACTGACAGAAGAGATGTTGATGAGCAAGGCACTGACAGCCGCTGAGTTTCCAAAGCGCATGAAGCGCGCTGATCAAATCGTCGAGGCGGTCAAACGCTGGGTGGTCACCCAAGACATCCAGCCGGGCGACCGCCTGCCGAATGAAAAGGCCCTCACTGAACTGTTCGAGTGCTCCAAGGGAACCGTGCGGGAAGCGTTGAAATCACTCGAAGTTCAGGGGCTGATCACCGTACGTACCGGCCCTAACGGTGGTGCCATACTGGCCGAAGTCCCCTATGGGCATGCCTCGCAAATGCTGCGTAACTTCCTGCACTTCCAGCACACTAGTGGTCCGGATATCTACGGTCTGCGCAAACTGATAGAACCAGAAATTGCCGTCCTGGCAACCGATAAACTCTCCGATACCGACCTGGAAGAACTGCAACGCCTCACCGACCTTTGTGCCACAGCACCCACAGATATCCAGCAACGCCTGGACCAACGTATGTCCGAACTGGACTTCCACATCCTGCTGGCCGATCGTTGCGGTAATCCGATTTTAGGCTTTATGGGTCGTTTTCTGAATGATCTGCTCAAGGATCTTGTGATATACAAGAAAGTACAACTGCCGGAGCAGATCGAGTTTTCAAAATCCAACCTCCAGTACCACCATGCACTGGTGAAGGCATTCCACCAGCGTGATACCCAGCAGGTCCGCCAACTGATGCTGGAACACATGCAGGCGGCTGAAGCCTTCAACATAGAACTCGAAGCCCGACTTTCAACACAATTTTTGTAG
- a CDS encoding TRAP transporter permease yields the protein MTDSKSAVPSLDTISFPKDSGPRPVLWLITFIAIGLSLFQLYSSGIQPLGLFYQRGIHLALVLMLTFLIFPPLSKSHRGPFLWLIDIAFFAAAAYSGFYLVFYLDEIINRAGFWTQTDIVVACITTVVVLEASRRAVGFGLTIIGIVAILYALSGARGDLPWLGEWLPGILNHRGYTLDRIAGQLYLGQEGIFGLPLGVAATFVFIFVLFGAFLEVTGAGKFFIDLAFAGTGRQRGGPAKAAVLASASMGSISGSSIANVVTTGAFTIPLMKRLGYKPAQAGGIEAAASTGGQIMPPLMGAGAFLIAEYTRVPYVDIVKVSVFPALLYFSTVYLFVHIIAIKQGMHGMAKSELPVLREVMNRGWFFLLPLIMLVYLLVTGISPMRVGFYAVMGIIVIAGINGLYLAFKRGQQNNNLSQELLQTAKSGGHKMLLGLELGARNAVAVSVACAVAGIVVAVVGLTGLGLKFSSMMIAFSGGNILLALLLVIIASLILGLGLPVTASYIVLIVLVGPALTNEFGIPLLVAHLLVFWYSQDSNVTPPVALAAFAAAAIAGSKTMETSVQSWKFAKGLYLIPLYMVFNPEIIMGGTWPMLIWKGAVIIIALVAFAAAIEGFLFTWIKHWMRLILISCTIALFFPIIMVQAISAVLVILLLLFNYTQEHRATAASLTKSG from the coding sequence ATGACGGATAGCAAAAGCGCGGTACCTTCACTGGATACCATCAGTTTCCCCAAAGATTCCGGGCCGCGTCCGGTACTTTGGCTGATCACTTTCATTGCGATTGGCCTTTCCTTGTTTCAGCTGTATAGCTCGGGCATACAGCCACTCGGGCTTTTCTACCAGCGCGGTATTCACCTTGCGCTGGTACTGATGCTGACCTTTTTGATTTTTCCTCCTCTGAGTAAAAGCCATCGCGGCCCTTTCCTCTGGCTGATCGATATCGCCTTCTTTGCTGCTGCGGCTTACTCAGGTTTTTATCTGGTCTTTTATCTGGATGAAATTATCAACCGAGCTGGTTTCTGGACCCAAACGGATATAGTCGTCGCCTGTATAACCACCGTAGTTGTGCTGGAAGCTAGCCGCCGTGCAGTAGGCTTTGGCCTGACAATAATAGGTATTGTCGCCATTCTCTATGCCCTGTCTGGCGCACGTGGCGATCTGCCCTGGTTAGGTGAGTGGCTGCCCGGCATCCTTAACCACCGCGGTTACACATTGGACCGTATTGCTGGTCAGCTGTATCTGGGACAGGAAGGCATCTTCGGCCTCCCACTTGGGGTTGCCGCCACATTTGTATTTATTTTTGTGCTATTTGGTGCGTTTCTGGAAGTCACCGGTGCCGGTAAGTTCTTTATTGATCTGGCCTTTGCCGGTACAGGCCGTCAGCGCGGCGGACCGGCGAAAGCTGCGGTACTGGCATCAGCCAGCATGGGCTCCATCTCCGGCAGCTCAATTGCCAACGTAGTCACTACCGGGGCCTTCACTATCCCACTGATGAAGCGACTGGGCTACAAGCCTGCGCAGGCCGGGGGCATCGAGGCCGCTGCCAGTACCGGTGGTCAGATTATGCCACCACTGATGGGGGCCGGAGCCTTCCTGATCGCGGAATACACCCGCGTCCCTTACGTTGATATCGTCAAAGTCAGCGTATTCCCAGCGCTACTCTACTTTTCCACTGTCTATCTGTTTGTGCATATTATTGCCATCAAACAGGGTATGCACGGTATGGCAAAAAGTGAATTGCCGGTGCTGCGCGAAGTGATGAATCGCGGCTGGTTCTTTCTGCTTCCCCTGATCATGCTGGTGTACCTGCTGGTGACCGGCATTTCACCCATGCGCGTAGGCTTCTATGCGGTGATGGGTATCATTGTGATTGCGGGTATTAATGGCTTATACCTCGCCTTTAAACGCGGCCAGCAGAACAACAACCTGTCTCAGGAACTGTTGCAAACGGCCAAATCCGGTGGCCACAAAATGCTGCTGGGCCTTGAACTGGGGGCTCGCAACGCCGTTGCCGTCAGTGTCGCCTGTGCCGTGGCCGGGATCGTTGTTGCAGTCGTGGGACTGACCGGTTTGGGGCTCAAGTTCTCCTCCATGATGATCGCGTTCTCGGGCGGCAATATTCTGCTGGCACTGTTGTTAGTCATCATCGCCAGTTTGATTCTGGGTCTGGGTCTTCCGGTCACAGCCAGCTACATTGTCCTGATTGTATTGGTAGGCCCGGCGCTGACCAATGAGTTTGGTATTCCATTACTGGTCGCACATCTGCTGGTGTTCTGGTACTCCCAAGACTCCAATGTTACCCCGCCGGTGGCACTGGCGGCATTTGCCGCCGCCGCTATAGCTGGAAGCAAGACCATGGAAACCAGTGTACAGTCGTGGAAATTTGCCAAAGGCCTGTATCTGATACCACTGTACATGGTATTTAATCCGGAAATCATCATGGGAGGTACCTGGCCGATGCTGATCTGGAAAGGTGCTGTGATCATCATCGCCTTGGTTGCCTTTGCCGCGGCTATCGAAGGCTTCCTGTTCACCTGGATAAAACACTGGATGCGCCTGATCCTGATAAGTTGTACCATTGCGCTTTTCTTCCCGATTATAATGGTCCAGGCAATCAGCGCCGTACTTGTCATCCTGCTGCTGTTGTTCAACTACACACAGGAACATCGTGCCACTGCTGCCAGCCTCACCAAATCAGGATAA
- a CDS encoding DUF1850 domain-containing protein, translated as MSQGQLILLSLALLLVIPAAAEQPTDYALEISNSEQQLLARFPIQQGNWCMHWKHSVTGIAVQDCYRTENQQMLLDHSWQPDFAAGLGHFEGRGTMTSHPEGGYLIKDINEPVAENRFWLRAGAKTVGHTLVSADQRLNLSQMAAGQRLQIRLITDTQPDN; from the coding sequence ATGTCTCAGGGTCAGTTAATCCTGCTTTCCCTGGCGCTGCTGCTGGTTATTCCGGCAGCAGCAGAACAACCCACTGACTATGCACTGGAGATCAGCAATAGTGAGCAACAGCTACTGGCTCGCTTCCCAATACAGCAAGGCAACTGGTGTATGCACTGGAAGCATTCAGTAACAGGAATCGCCGTTCAGGACTGCTATCGCACTGAAAACCAACAAATGTTGTTAGACCACTCCTGGCAGCCAGACTTTGCGGCAGGGTTGGGACACTTTGAAGGTCGCGGCACGATGACCAGTCACCCAGAAGGTGGCTACCTGATTAAAGACATAAATGAACCGGTTGCTGAGAATCGTTTCTGGTTGCGTGCCGGAGCGAAAACTGTAGGCCATACACTGGTCAGTGCCGATCAGCGCTTAAATCTGAGCCAGATGGCCGCAGGACAACGCCTGCAGATCCGCCTGATCACAGATACACAACCCGACAATTAA
- a CDS encoding TAXI family TRAP transporter solute-binding subunit, whose translation MRRIGLALLLSATLTVPAVQAQQNLSIATGGTGGVYYPIGGGLAEMIGQHIEGHSAVAEVTGASVENMGLIHREDSDLAIALADTVYQAYHGTGAFEGRQVEDVRAIASLYPNAVQIVTLQGSGINSLADLKGKRVSVGAPGSGTEVNARAVLESNGVSYDDFTVQRLNFNETADALRDNDIDAGFWSVGPPTSSILSLANSRDIQLLSLTEEEVKNAMGAEAVFAPYQLAANLYEGMDAPANTVGIPNVLTVNAAMPEELAYQITKVLFEKVDELRAIHPAANDTTVEFSMGSTPIPMHPGALRYYEEIGAEIPDRLRE comes from the coding sequence ATGCGCCGCATTGGCCTAGCATTACTACTGTCTGCAACCCTGACAGTTCCTGCTGTACAAGCCCAACAAAACCTCTCTATTGCTACCGGTGGTACCGGTGGTGTGTATTACCCTATTGGCGGTGGTCTGGCTGAGATGATCGGTCAACACATCGAAGGTCACTCAGCCGTCGCTGAAGTCACCGGTGCCTCGGTCGAAAACATGGGTCTGATCCACCGTGAAGACTCTGATCTGGCTATTGCGCTGGCTGACACAGTTTATCAAGCCTATCACGGTACTGGTGCCTTTGAAGGCCGTCAGGTTGAGGATGTCCGCGCCATCGCATCGTTATATCCTAACGCCGTTCAGATAGTAACGCTGCAGGGTTCAGGCATCAACTCGCTGGCAGACCTGAAAGGCAAGCGCGTTTCTGTTGGTGCGCCAGGTAGTGGTACCGAAGTAAACGCTCGTGCTGTACTGGAATCCAATGGCGTCAGCTATGATGACTTTACCGTACAACGTCTGAACTTCAACGAAACTGCCGATGCGCTGCGCGATAACGACATTGATGCCGGTTTCTGGAGTGTTGGCCCACCGACCAGCTCTATCCTCAGTCTGGCTAATAGCCGTGATATTCAGCTACTTTCTCTGACTGAAGAAGAAGTTAAGAATGCCATGGGCGCGGAAGCCGTGTTCGCACCTTATCAGTTGGCTGCTAACCTGTACGAAGGTATGGATGCACCAGCCAACACAGTTGGTATTCCTAACGTACTGACGGTCAATGCCGCCATGCCGGAAGAGCTCGCCTACCAGATCACCAAGGTGTTATTTGAAAAAGTAGACGAACTGCGTGCGATTCACCCAGCGGCTAACGACACGACTGTCGAGTTCAGCATGGGCTCTACGCCGATTCCTATGCACCCAGGTGCACTGCGCTACTATGAAGAAATTGGTGCTGAAATCCCTGATCGTCTGCGCGAGTAA
- a CDS encoding LysR substrate-binding domain-containing protein, with the protein MNIKLNYKHLHYFRTIARDGSIVAASETLQLTPQTLSGQLSQLESELGHLLFKREGRKLHLTPFGQQIFDYTDAMFSIADELSLFVNTDQFQERHLLRVGISSSIHKLIAYNLISPLLEKSPTVHLICKTGETEQQLSELKAHRFDLLITDRPRVIDDISAFKIKEVLSSGLSLFASAQLASHLREAGLPDSLQSTTLLANARNAVYFERLIAWLAKRNVHMRISAEIDDSALIKIFGSHGLGVFAAPTKIADEVCRQYQVERLFDIDSVQDKIYAVFNDSVLNSPWEDCI; encoded by the coding sequence ATGAACATAAAACTCAATTACAAACATTTGCATTATTTCAGAACCATCGCCAGGGACGGCTCAATCGTTGCGGCCAGCGAAACCTTGCAGCTCACGCCGCAAACCCTCAGCGGCCAACTTTCGCAGCTTGAATCTGAATTAGGCCATCTGCTCTTTAAGCGAGAAGGCCGCAAACTGCACCTGACCCCTTTTGGGCAACAAATATTTGATTATACCGACGCAATGTTTTCCATTGCTGATGAACTGTCACTTTTTGTAAATACAGATCAATTCCAGGAACGCCACTTGTTACGGGTAGGCATCTCCTCCTCTATTCATAAGTTGATCGCCTACAACCTCATCTCTCCGTTACTGGAAAAATCACCGACGGTACACCTCATTTGTAAAACCGGAGAAACCGAACAGCAACTTAGCGAACTGAAAGCACATCGTTTCGATCTGCTGATTACAGATCGACCCAGAGTAATAGACGATATATCCGCGTTCAAAATAAAGGAAGTTCTGAGTTCGGGTTTAAGTTTATTTGCGTCAGCACAGCTCGCAAGTCACCTTAGAGAAGCTGGCTTACCTGACAGCTTGCAAAGCACAACCCTGCTCGCCAATGCACGTAATGCCGTCTATTTTGAACGCCTGATTGCCTGGTTGGCAAAACGCAATGTGCATATGCGCATTAGCGCAGAAATTGATGACAGTGCATTAATCAAAATTTTTGGCTCTCACGGATTGGGAGTGTTTGCCGCACCCACCAAAATTGCCGATGAGGTTTGCCGTCAATACCAGGTTGAACGATTATTCGATATCGACTCGGTACAAGACAAAATTTATGCCGTGTTCAATGACTCTGTGCTGAATTCGCCTTGGGAAGACTGCATTTGA
- a CDS encoding DUF7352 domain-containing protein: MKTIRQVTLDASKPVNELLLHEGFRVVKTEFSLISQSIEVWIEEPLRADLPVEACFLKVVGNGQPVPLVYEYISSAYNPFEHKAMHVFKVPESVVRTEPTHLQAVA, encoded by the coding sequence ATGAAAACAATCAGACAAGTGACTTTAGATGCCAGCAAACCCGTCAATGAGCTGTTATTACACGAGGGCTTTAGAGTGGTAAAAACTGAGTTCAGTCTAATCAGTCAGTCGATAGAAGTGTGGATTGAAGAACCTCTTAGGGCAGACCTTCCGGTAGAAGCCTGCTTTCTGAAGGTAGTGGGCAATGGCCAGCCCGTGCCCTTGGTCTACGAATACATCAGCTCAGCTTACAACCCCTTCGAGCACAAAGCTATGCATGTATTCAAAGTGCCGGAGAGCGTAGTGAGAACAGAACCTACACATCTACAGGCAGTGGCTTAG
- a CDS encoding YqhA family protein: MEKLLNKSRFLVLVIVLVCALSSILLYITSIHVIYSIVMEWIVKIPSSADNGKRLAVNLLKVLDTLLIAVTFQIMALGLYRLFISTTASIGSGLFTALKINDFHDLKVTMIQVSMVILVILFLEQAVEIGGTLETLYFGLAIALVIFSSVFAVKSMLESKHPGDK, encoded by the coding sequence ATGGAAAAGCTGCTAAATAAAAGTCGATTTCTGGTTTTGGTTATCGTGTTAGTTTGCGCCTTATCGTCTATTTTGCTCTACATAACCAGTATCCATGTGATCTACAGCATTGTGATGGAATGGATAGTAAAAATACCCTCAAGTGCTGATAACGGCAAACGTTTAGCGGTCAATCTGCTCAAAGTTCTGGACACACTGTTAATTGCAGTTACCTTTCAAATAATGGCCTTAGGTCTATATAGGTTGTTTATCTCTACAACAGCCAGCATTGGTTCAGGATTATTTACTGCTTTAAAAATCAATGACTTTCATGATCTTAAGGTCACCATGATTCAAGTCTCGATGGTGATTCTGGTTATTTTGTTCCTTGAGCAAGCGGTAGAAATCGGAGGCACGCTGGAAACACTGTATTTTGGTCTTGCTATTGCCCTGGTCATTTTCAGCTCTGTATTCGCGGTTAAAAGCATGCTGGAATCAAAGCATCCAGGTGACAAGTGA
- a CDS encoding sigma-54-dependent transcriptional regulator yields the protein MTHIECNQVLLVDDDPAVLEATRQWLELSDIQVTTLDNPLAAQDVIHADFPGVLVSDIRMPGISGTDLMAQVHAKVPGLPTILITGHGDIPMAVEAMRNGVWDFLEKPFDPERLEDIIRKALITRSLQLENNRLRAAMHDPVNKRLLGNSQAMITLRQQVQRLSKVQANILIHGETGAGKEAVALSLHECSPRAHKPFVAINCGALTHELVESELFGHRKGAFTGALESREGKLELASGGTLFLDEIESMPLPVQIKLLRAIQEQQIERIGSNQLIDLDLIIISATKIDLLQLSEQGQFREDLYYRLAVAELHIPPLRERQEDILMLFKHFTHQAAEVHDLEIEAPDAAYTQTLLHNPWRGNVRELRNKATRYALGLENQATEQQSSDTPMSLAAHLEDYERKLIRESLIRQQGNIQKVMDELQLPRRTLNQKMLRLGLQRDTLMNIKNENP from the coding sequence ATGACGCATATTGAATGTAACCAAGTACTCCTGGTAGATGATGATCCCGCCGTACTCGAAGCGACTCGGCAATGGCTGGAATTGTCTGATATTCAGGTGACCACCCTCGACAACCCTCTAGCGGCGCAAGACGTCATCCATGCCGATTTTCCGGGCGTTTTGGTGTCTGATATCCGTATGCCAGGTATCAGCGGCACCGATCTCATGGCCCAGGTACACGCTAAAGTACCTGGACTCCCGACTATTCTGATCACCGGCCATGGCGATATTCCCATGGCAGTTGAAGCGATGCGTAACGGTGTCTGGGATTTTCTGGAAAAGCCCTTTGATCCCGAACGGCTTGAAGACATTATCCGCAAAGCCCTGATTACCCGTTCCCTGCAGCTTGAAAACAACCGCCTGCGTGCGGCCATGCATGACCCGGTCAATAAGCGTTTACTGGGTAACAGTCAGGCGATGATCACCCTGCGCCAACAGGTTCAACGCCTCAGCAAGGTACAAGCCAATATTCTGATTCATGGTGAAACCGGGGCCGGTAAGGAAGCGGTGGCGCTTTCCCTGCATGAATGCAGCCCGCGTGCACACAAACCCTTTGTCGCGATTAACTGCGGCGCGCTGACGCATGAACTGGTGGAGTCAGAGCTATTCGGCCACCGCAAAGGCGCGTTTACCGGCGCACTGGAATCACGCGAAGGCAAACTGGAATTAGCCAGTGGTGGCACCCTGTTCCTGGATGAAATCGAATCCATGCCGCTACCGGTGCAAATCAAATTATTGCGAGCCATTCAGGAACAGCAGATTGAACGCATCGGTAGCAACCAACTCATCGACCTGGATCTGATTATCATCTCAGCCACTAAAATCGACCTGCTACAACTGTCTGAACAGGGTCAATTCCGCGAAGATCTCTACTACCGGCTGGCCGTAGCCGAACTGCATATTCCTCCTCTGCGAGAACGTCAGGAAGATATCCTCATGCTGTTCAAACACTTTACCCATCAAGCCGCTGAAGTGCATGATCTTGAAATAGAAGCCCCCGATGCAGCTTACACCCAGACACTGCTGCACAACCCCTGGCGAGGCAATGTCCGCGAACTACGTAACAAGGCCACACGCTATGCGCTGGGACTGGAAAACCAGGCCACAGAACAACAGTCTTCAGATACGCCTATGAGCCTTGCTGCTCACCTCGAAGACTATGAACGCAAGCTGATTCGTGAGTCACTTATTCGTCAGCAGGGTAATATTCAAAAGGTTATGGATGAGCTGCAACTCCCCCGCCGTACCCTGAATCAAAAAATGCTACGCTTGGGTCTTCAGCGTGATACGCTGATGAATATCAAAAATGAAAATCCCTGA
- a CDS encoding sensor histidine kinase yields MQKSDRSVWEMRRIWLVGFLLLPFLLVLTAWLGFSHAREQALQQADERLNLYASSFEGAINKYDYLPWMITQTPDVKRLLDKPDSPLADNINAFLARTRSTSLADEIYLMDAQGQTLASSNYQEAESFIGNNYRFRPYFTDAIRSGHGEFFAIGTTTGLPGYFLSERASSQSGEHQGVAVVKVDLEPLQADWQLAAEKVFVSDTNNIIVLSSQPQWKYRYIDALSDNQLDDIRRNRQFDSIELKPLGIKRSNYFQVMPEADGKTAGYLNKTLELSRPGWTIHYLVPVSPLYQFAFLTAGLVLILYILCITGVLWMRERSRRAQAALKAEQRLRALNDSLEDQVIDRTAELEKRTSELQRIQRELVQSEKLAALGIMAAGLSHELNQPLTAVRTYAASGRKLLTRALYEQVDTALDKIMTLTSRMSDITSQLKVFVRQAPAQPQPVDWSARIDFVLEMLEHRINQQQVSIQADYPPQALIRGDDARIEQVLVNLLSNALDAVSSTPDPHVSIHLSETNGGWQLQVEDNGPGFAPEQIKHLFEPFYSTKNVGQGMGLGLFICYGLVQDLGGSIRAECHAKGGARFEVWLPLYEHKATAA; encoded by the coding sequence ATGCAAAAATCAGACAGATCCGTTTGGGAGATGCGCCGCATTTGGCTGGTGGGTTTTCTGCTGCTGCCATTTTTACTGGTGCTGACCGCCTGGCTGGGGTTCAGTCATGCCAGGGAGCAGGCACTGCAACAAGCGGATGAACGCCTCAACCTCTATGCCAGCAGCTTCGAAGGCGCGATCAACAAGTATGACTACCTGCCCTGGATGATTACACAAACTCCTGATGTAAAGCGGCTTTTAGACAAGCCTGATTCGCCGCTGGCCGATAATATCAACGCGTTCCTGGCACGTACCCGCAGCACCTCACTCGCCGATGAAATCTACCTGATGGATGCACAGGGGCAGACACTGGCATCGAGTAACTACCAGGAAGCCGAAAGTTTTATTGGCAATAATTACCGTTTCCGCCCTTACTTCACTGATGCCATTCGCTCAGGTCATGGCGAATTTTTTGCCATCGGCACCACCACTGGGCTACCTGGTTATTTTCTATCTGAGCGTGCCAGTAGTCAAAGTGGAGAGCATCAGGGTGTTGCCGTAGTCAAGGTGGATCTGGAACCGTTGCAGGCAGACTGGCAGTTGGCGGCCGAGAAAGTCTTTGTCTCTGATACCAACAACATTATCGTCCTTTCCAGCCAACCACAGTGGAAATACCGCTATATTGATGCGCTTTCAGACAACCAGTTGGATGATATCCGCCGTAATCGTCAATTTGATTCTATCGAACTCAAGCCGCTGGGGATAAAACGCAGTAACTATTTTCAGGTCATGCCGGAGGCCGACGGAAAAACGGCTGGCTATTTAAATAAAACCCTGGAACTCTCCCGCCCCGGCTGGACAATTCATTACCTGGTGCCCGTATCCCCTCTTTATCAGTTCGCCTTTCTGACCGCGGGCCTGGTACTGATTCTGTATATTCTTTGCATCACTGGCGTGCTGTGGATGCGCGAACGAAGTCGAAGAGCACAGGCTGCACTCAAAGCCGAACAGCGGCTGCGTGCCCTGAATGACAGCCTGGAAGATCAGGTTATTGATCGCACTGCCGAACTGGAGAAACGCACCTCTGAACTGCAGCGCATCCAACGGGAATTAGTACAATCAGAAAAACTCGCCGCATTGGGCATCATGGCCGCAGGGCTATCTCATGAGCTGAATCAACCACTCACCGCCGTACGTACCTATGCGGCATCAGGTCGCAAACTACTGACGCGAGCCCTCTATGAACAGGTGGATACTGCCCTGGATAAAATCATGACACTGACCAGCCGCATGAGCGATATCACTTCACAACTGAAAGTGTTTGTGCGCCAGGCGCCAGCACAACCCCAACCGGTTGACTGGTCTGCACGCATCGATTTTGTGCTGGAAATGCTGGAACATCGCATCAACCAACAACAAGTCTCTATTCAAGCCGACTACCCGCCTCAGGCTCTGATTCGTGGCGATGATGCCCGTATCGAACAGGTACTGGTTAATCTGCTCAGTAACGCTCTGGATGCAGTATCCTCAACCCCCGATCCGCACGTCAGCATTCACCTGAGTGAAACCAATGGTGGCTGGCAGTTGCAGGTAGAGGATAATGGTCCCGGTTTTGCGCCTGAACAGATCAAGCACCTGTTCGAGCCCTTTTACTCTACCAAAAATGTCGGCCAGGGCATGGGGCTTGGGCTGTTTATCTGCTACGGGCTAGTGCAAGACCTGGGCGGCAGCATCCGGGCTGAATGTCATGCTAAAGGCGGTGCACGCTTTGAAGTCTGGCTCCCACTCTATGAACACAAGGCAACCGCTGCATGA